From one Lycium ferocissimum isolate CSIRO_LF1 unplaced genomic scaffold, AGI_CSIRO_Lferr_CH_V1 ctg32, whole genome shotgun sequence genomic stretch:
- the LOC132043974 gene encoding protein C2-DOMAIN ABA-RELATED 4-like gives MENLLGLLRVRVKKGVNLAVRDVRSSDPYLVLKMGKQKFKTRVIKKDVNPEWNEDLTLSVADPNLPVKLTVYDHDIFSKDDKMGDAEFDIKPFLEAVKMNLSGLPGGTIITRIPPCRSNCLAEESNVIWKDGQVVQDMCLRLRNVECGEVELQLQWIDLPGSKGL, from the exons ATGGAAAACCTTTTGGGTCTACTGAGAGTACGAGTCAAGAAAGGTGTGAATCTCGCTGTTCGTGATGTTCGTAGCAGTGATCCCTACCTCGTCCTCAAGATGGGTAAACAG AAATTCAAGACCCGAGTTATAAAGAAGGATGTTAATCCTGAGTGGAATGAAGATTTAACTCTTTCTGTTGCAGATCCCAATCTTCCTGTTAAGCTG ACTGTCTATGATCACGATATATTCAGCAAAGATGACAAAATGGGAGATGCCGAATTTGACATCAAACCATTTCTAGAGGCTGTCAAAATGAACTTAAGTGGCCTCCCAGGTGGCACCATTATTACAAGAATACCACCGTGCAGATCTAACTGTCTAGCAGAAGAGTCTAATGTGATTTGGAAAGATGGCCAGGTTGTGCAAGATATGTGCCTAAGATTGAGAAATGTGGAATGTGGAGAGGTCGAACTTCAACTTCAATGGATCGACCTTCCTGGCTCCAAGGGTTTATAG